One Coffea arabica cultivar ET-39 chromosome 5c, Coffea Arabica ET-39 HiFi, whole genome shotgun sequence DNA window includes the following coding sequences:
- the LOC113688029 gene encoding beta-glucosidase 18 isoform X1: MKITASITYYYFFCFLLVILLISAKAIAEEGNGNAEQPAEVKKSDFPDGFLFGVSTSSYQIEGAILDDGKSLSNWDVFVRKRGSVNNGDTADIAADHYHRYLEDIEIIHSLGVDAYRFSISWARILPRGKLGDVNPAGIMFYNKIIDNLLIRGIKPFVTIHHYDFPQELLDRYGGWLSPFMQDDYVRFAETCFKYFGDRVRYWITMNEANLLSELAYEKGIYPPGHCSPPFGNCSAGNSDIEPLIAMHNMLLAHSKAVKLYREQFQHKQGGMMGVAVSAMMYEPLSDDELDKEAANRALAFSLAWGLDPLVYGDYPPEMRRYHGKELPTFTSEEKQLLSNSTDFIGLNHYATVYAKDCIYSNCMCSNTTCLPGENRAIKGFVSTITERDGVPIGEPTGMFQTFIVPRGIKEIVDYAKKRYPDKPVFIVENGYCPPWEHGEVDDLQHDTKRVEYHKAYIASLAQAIRDGADVRGYFIWTLMDAFVWSSGYDLKFGLYSFDRVTLNRIPRLSAKWYRDFLRKTSLKDLESRSAIPAINQDGLVPNVKHGSAEMA; this comes from the exons ATGAAAATAACTGCTAGTATTACCTATTACTACTTTTTCTGCTTTTTGTTGGTCATATTGCTGATTTCTGCAAAAGCCATTGCTGAAGAAGGCAATGGAAATGCAGAACAACCAGCAGAAGTCAAAAAATCAGATTTCCCAGATGGGTTTCTCTTTGGTGTTTCCACTTCTTCATACCAA ATTGAGGGTGCAATTCTTGATGATGGTAAGAGTCTTAGTAACTGGGATGTTTTTGTCCGCAAACGAG GTAGTGTAAATAATGGCGACACTGCAGATATAGCTGCTGACCATTACCATCGTTATTTG GAGGACATCGAGATAATCCATTCTCTTGGTGTGGATGCCTACCGGTTCTCCATTTCTTGGGCCAGAATTTTGCCAA GAGGGAAGTTAGGTGATGTTAACCCTGCTGGAATCATGTTTTACAACAAAATCATTGATAATCTATTAATCAGAG GAATTAAGCCATTCGTGACAATTCACCATTACGATTTTCCCCAGGAACTTTTGGACAGATACGGGGGCTGGCTAAGTCCTTTTATGCA GGATGATTATGTCCGTTTTGCTGAAACATGTTTCAAGTACTTTGGTGATCGCGTGAGGTATTGGATCACAATGAATGAAGCAAATTTGCTTTCTGAATTAGCCTATGAAAAGGGAATATACCCTCCAGGACATTGCTCACCTCCTTTTGGCAATTGTTCTGCTGGAAATTCGGATATTGAGCCACTCATTGCAATGCACAATATGTTACTGGCACATTCCAAGGCTGTTAAACTCTACCGTGAGCAGTTTCAG CACAAACAAGGTGGCATGATGGGAGTTGCAGTGAGTGCAATGATGTACGAACCATTGAGTGATGATGAGCTTGACAAGGAAGCTGCAAATAGGGCATTGGCTTTTTCTTTGGCTTG GGGTTTGGATCCTCTGGTATATGGTGATTATCCTCCAGAAATGCGTCGCTACCACGGGAAAGAATTACCGACATTCACTTCAGAGGAAAAACAACTCTTAAGCAATAGTACGGACTTCATAGGGCTTAACCACTATGCAACTGTATATGCCAAGGACTGCATCTATTCTAATTGTATGTGCTCTAATACTACCTGTTTACCGGGTGAAAACCGTGCAATCAAAGGCTTTGTGTCTACTATTACAGAACGAGATGGTGTTCCGATTGGGGAACCG ACAGGGatgtttcaaacttttattgttCCAAGAGGCATTAAAGAGATTGTGGACTATGCTAAGAAGCGATACCCTGACAAGCCTGTTTTCATCGTGGAGAATG GTTATTGTCCACCGTGGGAACATGGTGAAGTTGATGACTTGCAGCATGATACCAAGCGAGTTGAATATCATAAAGCATATATTGCATCTTTGGCTCAAGCTATAAG GGATGGAGCTGACGTACGGGGCTATTTCATTTGGACCTTGATGGACGCCTTTGTGTGGTCCAGTGGTTATGATCTCAAATTTGGACTTTATTCTTTTGACCGCGTAACCTTGAATCGCATTCCAAGACTGTCTGCCAAGTGGTACAGAGATTTCCTGAGGAAGACTAGCCTTAAAGATCTGGAGTCAAGAAGTGCAATTCCTGCTATTAATCAAGATGGTCTGGTACCCAATGTAAAGCATGGTAGTGCAGAAATGGCTTGA
- the LOC113688029 gene encoding beta-glucosidase 18 isoform X2, which translates to MEMQNNQQKSKNQISQMGFSLVFPLLHTKYASFATFLIWIEGAILDDGKSLSNWDVFVRKRGSVNNGDTADIAADHYHRYLEDIEIIHSLGVDAYRFSISWARILPRGKLGDVNPAGIMFYNKIIDNLLIRGIKPFVTIHHYDFPQELLDRYGGWLSPFMQDDYVRFAETCFKYFGDRVRYWITMNEANLLSELAYEKGIYPPGHCSPPFGNCSAGNSDIEPLIAMHNMLLAHSKAVKLYREQFQHKQGGMMGVAVSAMMYEPLSDDELDKEAANRALAFSLAWGLDPLVYGDYPPEMRRYHGKELPTFTSEEKQLLSNSTDFIGLNHYATVYAKDCIYSNCMCSNTTCLPGENRAIKGFVSTITERDGVPIGEPTGMFQTFIVPRGIKEIVDYAKKRYPDKPVFIVENGYCPPWEHGEVDDLQHDTKRVEYHKAYIASLAQAIRDGADVRGYFIWTLMDAFVWSSGYDLKFGLYSFDRVTLNRIPRLSAKWYRDFLRKTSLKDLESRSAIPAINQDGLVPNVKHGSAEMA; encoded by the exons ATGGAAATGCAGAACAACCAGCAGAAGTCAAAAAATCAGATTTCCCAGATGGGTTTCTCTTTGGTGTTTCCACTTCTTCATACCAAGTATGCTTCTTTTGCTACTTTTCTGATTTGG ATTGAGGGTGCAATTCTTGATGATGGTAAGAGTCTTAGTAACTGGGATGTTTTTGTCCGCAAACGAG GTAGTGTAAATAATGGCGACACTGCAGATATAGCTGCTGACCATTACCATCGTTATTTG GAGGACATCGAGATAATCCATTCTCTTGGTGTGGATGCCTACCGGTTCTCCATTTCTTGGGCCAGAATTTTGCCAA GAGGGAAGTTAGGTGATGTTAACCCTGCTGGAATCATGTTTTACAACAAAATCATTGATAATCTATTAATCAGAG GAATTAAGCCATTCGTGACAATTCACCATTACGATTTTCCCCAGGAACTTTTGGACAGATACGGGGGCTGGCTAAGTCCTTTTATGCA GGATGATTATGTCCGTTTTGCTGAAACATGTTTCAAGTACTTTGGTGATCGCGTGAGGTATTGGATCACAATGAATGAAGCAAATTTGCTTTCTGAATTAGCCTATGAAAAGGGAATATACCCTCCAGGACATTGCTCACCTCCTTTTGGCAATTGTTCTGCTGGAAATTCGGATATTGAGCCACTCATTGCAATGCACAATATGTTACTGGCACATTCCAAGGCTGTTAAACTCTACCGTGAGCAGTTTCAG CACAAACAAGGTGGCATGATGGGAGTTGCAGTGAGTGCAATGATGTACGAACCATTGAGTGATGATGAGCTTGACAAGGAAGCTGCAAATAGGGCATTGGCTTTTTCTTTGGCTTG GGGTTTGGATCCTCTGGTATATGGTGATTATCCTCCAGAAATGCGTCGCTACCACGGGAAAGAATTACCGACATTCACTTCAGAGGAAAAACAACTCTTAAGCAATAGTACGGACTTCATAGGGCTTAACCACTATGCAACTGTATATGCCAAGGACTGCATCTATTCTAATTGTATGTGCTCTAATACTACCTGTTTACCGGGTGAAAACCGTGCAATCAAAGGCTTTGTGTCTACTATTACAGAACGAGATGGTGTTCCGATTGGGGAACCG ACAGGGatgtttcaaacttttattgttCCAAGAGGCATTAAAGAGATTGTGGACTATGCTAAGAAGCGATACCCTGACAAGCCTGTTTTCATCGTGGAGAATG GTTATTGTCCACCGTGGGAACATGGTGAAGTTGATGACTTGCAGCATGATACCAAGCGAGTTGAATATCATAAAGCATATATTGCATCTTTGGCTCAAGCTATAAG GGATGGAGCTGACGTACGGGGCTATTTCATTTGGACCTTGATGGACGCCTTTGTGTGGTCCAGTGGTTATGATCTCAAATTTGGACTTTATTCTTTTGACCGCGTAACCTTGAATCGCATTCCAAGACTGTCTGCCAAGTGGTACAGAGATTTCCTGAGGAAGACTAGCCTTAAAGATCTGGAGTCAAGAAGTGCAATTCCTGCTATTAATCAAGATGGTCTGGTACCCAATGTAAAGCATGGTAGTGCAGAAATGGCTTGA
- the LOC113688029 gene encoding beta-glucosidase 18 isoform X3, with product MKITASITYYYFFCFLLVILLISAKAIAEEGNGNAEQPAEVKKSDFPDGFLFGVSTSSYQIEGAILDDGKSLSNWDVFVRKRGSVNNGDTADIAADHYHRYLEDIEIIHSLGVDAYRFSISWARILPRGKLGDVNPAGIMFYNKIIDNLLIRGTFGQIRGLAKSFYAYFGDRVRYWITMNEANLLSELAYEKGIYPPGHCSPPFGNCSAGNSDIEPLIAMHNMLLAHSKAVKLYREQFQHKQGGMMGVAVSAMMYEPLSDDELDKEAANRALAFSLAWGLDPLVYGDYPPEMRRYHGKELPTFTSEEKQLLSNSTDFIGLNHYATVYAKDCIYSNCMCSNTTCLPGENRAIKGFVSTITERDGVPIGEPTGMFQTFIVPRGIKEIVDYAKKRYPDKPVFIVENGYCPPWEHGEVDDLQHDTKRVEYHKAYIASLAQAIRDGADVRGYFIWTLMDAFVWSSGYDLKFGLYSFDRVTLNRIPRLSAKWYRDFLRKTSLKDLESRSAIPAINQDGLVPNVKHGSAEMA from the exons ATGAAAATAACTGCTAGTATTACCTATTACTACTTTTTCTGCTTTTTGTTGGTCATATTGCTGATTTCTGCAAAAGCCATTGCTGAAGAAGGCAATGGAAATGCAGAACAACCAGCAGAAGTCAAAAAATCAGATTTCCCAGATGGGTTTCTCTTTGGTGTTTCCACTTCTTCATACCAA ATTGAGGGTGCAATTCTTGATGATGGTAAGAGTCTTAGTAACTGGGATGTTTTTGTCCGCAAACGAG GTAGTGTAAATAATGGCGACACTGCAGATATAGCTGCTGACCATTACCATCGTTATTTG GAGGACATCGAGATAATCCATTCTCTTGGTGTGGATGCCTACCGGTTCTCCATTTCTTGGGCCAGAATTTTGCCAA GAGGGAAGTTAGGTGATGTTAACCCTGCTGGAATCATGTTTTACAACAAAATCATTGATAATCTATTAATCAGAG GAACTTTTGGACAGATACGGGGGCTGGCTAAGTCCTTTTATGCA TACTTTGGTGATCGCGTGAGGTATTGGATCACAATGAATGAAGCAAATTTGCTTTCTGAATTAGCCTATGAAAAGGGAATATACCCTCCAGGACATTGCTCACCTCCTTTTGGCAATTGTTCTGCTGGAAATTCGGATATTGAGCCACTCATTGCAATGCACAATATGTTACTGGCACATTCCAAGGCTGTTAAACTCTACCGTGAGCAGTTTCAG CACAAACAAGGTGGCATGATGGGAGTTGCAGTGAGTGCAATGATGTACGAACCATTGAGTGATGATGAGCTTGACAAGGAAGCTGCAAATAGGGCATTGGCTTTTTCTTTGGCTTG GGGTTTGGATCCTCTGGTATATGGTGATTATCCTCCAGAAATGCGTCGCTACCACGGGAAAGAATTACCGACATTCACTTCAGAGGAAAAACAACTCTTAAGCAATAGTACGGACTTCATAGGGCTTAACCACTATGCAACTGTATATGCCAAGGACTGCATCTATTCTAATTGTATGTGCTCTAATACTACCTGTTTACCGGGTGAAAACCGTGCAATCAAAGGCTTTGTGTCTACTATTACAGAACGAGATGGTGTTCCGATTGGGGAACCG ACAGGGatgtttcaaacttttattgttCCAAGAGGCATTAAAGAGATTGTGGACTATGCTAAGAAGCGATACCCTGACAAGCCTGTTTTCATCGTGGAGAATG GTTATTGTCCACCGTGGGAACATGGTGAAGTTGATGACTTGCAGCATGATACCAAGCGAGTTGAATATCATAAAGCATATATTGCATCTTTGGCTCAAGCTATAAG GGATGGAGCTGACGTACGGGGCTATTTCATTTGGACCTTGATGGACGCCTTTGTGTGGTCCAGTGGTTATGATCTCAAATTTGGACTTTATTCTTTTGACCGCGTAACCTTGAATCGCATTCCAAGACTGTCTGCCAAGTGGTACAGAGATTTCCTGAGGAAGACTAGCCTTAAAGATCTGGAGTCAAGAAGTGCAATTCCTGCTATTAATCAAGATGGTCTGGTACCCAATGTAAAGCATGGTAGTGCAGAAATGGCTTGA